From Pongo pygmaeus isolate AG05252 chromosome 1, NHGRI_mPonPyg2-v2.0_pri, whole genome shotgun sequence, one genomic window encodes:
- the CD53 gene encoding leukocyte surface antigen CD53 isoform X1 produces MGMSSLKLLKYVLFFFNLLFWICGCCILGFGIYLLIHNNFGVLFHNLPSLTLGNVFVIVGSIIMVVAFLGCMGSIKENKCLLMSFFILLLIILLAEVTLAILLFVYEQKLNEYVAKGLTDSIHRYHSDNSTKAAWDSIQSFLQCCGINGTSDWTSGPPASCPSDRKVEGCYAKARLWFHSNFLYIGIITICVCVIEVLGMSFALTLNCQIDKTSQTIGL; encoded by the exons ATGGGCATGAGTAGCTTGAAATTGCTGAAGTATGTCCTGTTTTTCTTCAACTTGCTCTTTTGG ATCTGTGGCTGCTGCATTTTGGGCTTTGGGATCTACCTGCTGATCCACAACAACTTCGGAGTGCTCTTCCATAACCTCCCCTCCCTCACGCTGGGCAATGTGTTTGTCATCGTGGGCTCTATTATCATGGTAGTTGCCTTCCTGGGCTGCATGGGCTCTATCAAGGAAAACAAGTGTCTGCTTATGTCG TTCTTCATCCTGCTGCTGATTATCCTCCTTGCTGAGGTGACCTTGGCCATCCTGCTCTTTGTATATGAACAGAAG CTGAATGAGTATGTGGCTAAGGGTCTGACCGACAGCATCCACCGTTACCACTCAGACAATAGCACCAAGGCAGCGTGGGACTCCATCCAGTCATTT CTGCAGTGTTGTGGTATAAATGGCACGAGTGATTGGACCAGTGGCCCACCAGCATCTTGCCCCTCAGATCGAAAAGTGGAG GGCTGCTATGCAAAAGCAAGACTGtggtttcattccaatttcctgtATATCGGAATCATCACCATCTGTGTATGTGTGATTGAG GTGTTGGGGATGTCCTTTGCACTGACCCTGAACTGCCAGATTGATAAAACCAGCCAGACCATAGGGCTATGA
- the CD53 gene encoding leukocyte surface antigen CD53 isoform X2, translated as MGMSSLKLLKYVLFFFNLLFWICGCCILGFGIYLLIHNNFGVLFHNLPSLTLGNVFVIVGSIIMVVAFLGCMGSIKENKCLLMSFFILLLIILLAEVTLAILLFVYEQKLNEYVAKGLTDSIHRYHSDNSTKAAWDSIQSFGCYAKARLWFHSNFLYIGIITICVCVIEVLGMSFALTLNCQIDKTSQTIGL; from the exons ATGGGCATGAGTAGCTTGAAATTGCTGAAGTATGTCCTGTTTTTCTTCAACTTGCTCTTTTGG ATCTGTGGCTGCTGCATTTTGGGCTTTGGGATCTACCTGCTGATCCACAACAACTTCGGAGTGCTCTTCCATAACCTCCCCTCCCTCACGCTGGGCAATGTGTTTGTCATCGTGGGCTCTATTATCATGGTAGTTGCCTTCCTGGGCTGCATGGGCTCTATCAAGGAAAACAAGTGTCTGCTTATGTCG TTCTTCATCCTGCTGCTGATTATCCTCCTTGCTGAGGTGACCTTGGCCATCCTGCTCTTTGTATATGAACAGAAG CTGAATGAGTATGTGGCTAAGGGTCTGACCGACAGCATCCACCGTTACCACTCAGACAATAGCACCAAGGCAGCGTGGGACTCCATCCAGTCATTT GGCTGCTATGCAAAAGCAAGACTGtggtttcattccaatttcctgtATATCGGAATCATCACCATCTGTGTATGTGTGATTGAG GTGTTGGGGATGTCCTTTGCACTGACCCTGAACTGCCAGATTGATAAAACCAGCCAGACCATAGGGCTATGA